Genomic segment of Thermodesulfobacteriota bacterium:
GATATTTTCGGGCAGCTTGAACACGCTGCTCGTGATGAGCTACGTCGTGCTGCTGGCCGTGTATGCGTATGCGTTCGCGAATTACGCGGCGGCCACATTTTTCGCGAAGGAGGATTTCGACTTCTGGCACAGGGTGCTTTTGACGGGCGTGATGGTCGTGCTCGCGCTCGTGAATTTTGCGGGGCCGTCGCTCGTGGAGAAGTCGGAGGGGTTCTTCAATTTCAGCAAGCTCCTTATTCTGCTGGTGTTCGTCGTCGTGGGGCTGGCGGCCACGGGGCTTACGTTCGACAGGCTCGGGCCTTCGGACTGGGTGCCCGTGCCGAGGATGGTCGCGGCGGGGATGCTCGTTTTTTTGAGTTACGAGGGGTTCGAGCTGATCGCGAACGTGTCGGACCAGGTTAAGAACAGGGAGCGGAATCTGCCGCTGGCGTATTACGGATCGGTCGCGACGGCGATGGTTTTTTACACCCTGATAATAATCGTGGTGCTCGGGCACATGACGTTCGGGGGCGTGGAAGGGGCGAAGGGGTACACGCTTTCGGCGGCGGCCGAGATATTCATGGGCAGGTTCGGGTTCGTGCTGCTGGCGATAGGGGCGATACTGGCGACGGCGTCGGCAATCAACGCCGGGCTTTTCGGTGCGTCGAAGCTGCCGCTGATGCTGGCGAAGGCGCACGAGGCGCAGGGGTTTTACGAGACGG
This window contains:
- a CDS encoding APC family permease, which gives rise to MGFIANVRRGIESPKEDIAAGPRGLGFLDAFSIGIGGIVGGGIFATLGLATVESRGATFISFLISGVVALLTAYSYVKLSVAFPSKGGTVTFINKAFGPGIFSGSLNTLLVMSYVVLLAVYAYAFANYAAATFFAKEDFDFWHRVLLTGVMVVLALVNFAGPSLVEKSEGFFNFSKLLILLVFVVVGLAATGLTFDRLGPSDWVPVPRMVAAGMLVFLSYEGFELIANVSDQVKNRERNLPLAYYGSVATAMVFYTLIIIVVLGHMTFGGVEGAKGYTLSAAAEIFMGRFGFVLLAIGAILATASAINAGLFGASKLPLMLAKAHEAQGFYETEVRGRYPVGLFVITALVLLIANFVNLHSLSAATSTGFILVFLMVNAAGACLAAATGAKKWVCMTGAVVCAVALLILFVETARDPENRRDLWFIGGLMALPVVYQAAYRLGARR